Sequence from the Thermocoleostomius sinensis A174 genome:
TGTTAATTGGTCTATTAACTGGTCTGAAGACTGGTCAATAGCTTGCTCTAAATTTTGTTCTGTAGATTGTACTAGCTCTGTGTCAGTCGGTAGAGCGGTGCAATAGAGGGCAGAACGACTGATGGCTTGACTGTTGATGGCTTGACAGTAAGCTTGAATCGCATTGTCATATTGCTGCATAGAGCTAAAGATCCGACCTTGATTGAATCGAGCTTGAACAGATTGCGGATTGAGAGTGACTGCTTCAGCAATAGCCACCGCCGCTTCGTCATAGCGAGCTAATCTCCACAACCCAACGGCTTGATTATTCCAAGCATCGGCATAGGTGGGGGCAAGCTGAATCGCTTGTTGAGCAGACGCGACTGCTTCGTGATATTGCTCCATCTCAAGCAACGCATAACTTCGTTGACTCCATGCATAGGCTGGAGTTTCGTCTTCCCAAACCCCATTTCCACGCACGGCTCGTTCGCAGTCCGCGATCGCCGCTTGATACCGCTTGAGTTGATTCAAAACGGCACAGCGATGAGCCAGCGCCAGCGAATAGGTTGGTATCAGTTGAATGGCTTGATCGTAAGATCGCAGCGCTCTAACGGATCGGTTGAGTTGAGCCAGAAATGTGCCTTGATGCAGCCAAGCGATCGGATCATCAGGATGTTCTGTTAAGGCCTGCGCGTAATTATCGAGAATAGTCTGATGATGACAGTTAGTTTGCAATTCATTCAGCAATTCCTCATTTCTCTGTTCTTCATGGGGCGTATTTTCATCAGTATCAGTTGTATGTATCGTTCTTTGCTGCATCTCTAACAGTACTCGACACCGTTCTGCCTCAGCCAAGGAAAAGGTGGAGCGTTCTCGAATGGCTTTTTCGTAAGAGTGCAGGGCTGGTTGCAATTGTCCCTGTGCTCGCAAGGCGGAGCCGTTATAGTACCAGGCAATGCTGGCATCACTGTCTTCCCAGTCCTTGTCCAAGTCCAGAGCCGTTTGGCAAGCTGTGATTGCATCTGCGTAGTGCCCGGCTTGTACTAACGTAATACAGTATTGAGTCCACTCTGCGGATGTTTCCAGTGCAGGTGTTTCTGGTGTTGTCAAGTTTAGCTGATTTGAGTTTTCTTCTCTCTGGAGTGGTGGAGCCGCTAGGGTTGTCCTTGTCCAGAGCAGAGGGGTTGTGAAAACAGTGGTGGCCAAGCCCAGCCAAGCGAGGACATAACGCATAGGGTCCTTACAAAAAGATCTTTGCAATGAGATCCTCCCCATCATAGGTGGCTGAACGGGTCGGAAAGTTAGGAGAAAGTGAGATCACTGGTCACAGATTAGCATTGAAGCAGATAACTCGAACATGGCATCACTTTGGCGATCGACGGCTCCTAAGTGTTGTAAGGTAGCTTTTTGGGCATCGGTCAATCCGGTGACACCGGTGATGTCGGCCCCTTCATAAGGACGATCGGGTGTCAGCGATCGCAAACATTGTCCTGTTTGCACATCCCAAAGGCGAATCACGCCCTCTTCCCCAGCACTAGCCATTAGTTGACCATTGGGGTTCACGGCAATCGAATGAACTTGACTGGTGGGCCCTTGAAAGGTTCTCAACATCTCTCCTGTGCTCACGTCCCAACACCGTAGGGCTTGATTGCCACCTCCACTCACCAGCCATTTGCCATCGGGGCTATAGGCCACACTACGGACGATATCGGTATGATTCATCAACGTTTTCAAGCATTCTCCAGTTTGTACATCCCAAAGTCGTACAGTTTGATCATCACTGCCACTGGCTAATAGTCGCCCTTGAGGGTTGAACGCAACCGACGCAATCTGATTGCTGTGCCCTTGCAGCAAGTTGAAACACTGTCCTGTCTGCACATCCCACAGCCGCACGGTGCGATCGGTGCTGCCACTCGCCAAAACACGTCCATCGGCACTAAAACTCACCGACGGAATCCAATTTGTGTGGCCTTTCAAAATACTCAGGCATTGTCCAGATGCCAAATTCCATAATCTCACGGTGCAGTCCATGCTGGAACTGGCTAGCAGTTGCCCATTGGGGCTAAAACTCACTGACGAAACCCAACCCGCATGTCCTCGGAGCGTTCTCAACTCCTGACCTGTTTCAGAATTCCATAAGCGGACTGTTTGGTCATCACTACAGCTAGCTACAAGGCGATTGTTCGGACTAAAGACAGCGGCTGAGACATAATTGGTGTGCCCGGCTAAGACATTGAGGCATTCTCCGGTTCGCACATCCCACAGCCGCAATTGTTGATCGGCATGAGAACTCACGAGCCGCTGACCGTTAGGACTGAAGGACACCCAAAGGATGGAGTTGGTGTAGCCTTGCAGCAAGTTGAGACAGTGCCCCGATCGCACATCCCAGAGCCGCACGGTTTGATCGACGCCCCCACTGGCTAGAGTTTGTCCATTGGGGCTGAACTGAACTGACCAAACGGCACTCGTGTGACCATGTAGGGTGTTTACACAGTGCCCCGATCGCACATCCCAAATTTTTACACTGGCATCCTCGCTAGCACTGGCTAAAAGTTGACCGTTGGGGCTGAAGCTTATCGAGGTAACAGGATGGCTATGTTCTGCCAGAACTCGCCACTGCTGGGTGCGAAGGTTCCACAATCGAACGGTGCGATCGGCACTGCCGCTGGCTAGTAGTTGACCATCAGGACTAAAGGCAACGGCAGCAATCCATCCTCTATGTCCTGATAAGGTAGCCAGGACTTTTTCAGTGCGCAGATCCCACAGTTTAATGGTTTGATCATGGCTACCGCTGGCCAATTGCTGATTGTCTGGGCTAAAGGCCAAAGATAGGACCCAGTCGGTATGCCCCTGTAAGGTGGTCAGTAGTTGCCCTGTGCGTAGATCCCATAGCTTAATAGTTTGATCTTCTCCACTGCTGGCTAAGATGTGCCCATCCGTTGTACTCGCTACACACCACGTTGCTCCCGTGTGCCCTTGTAACGTTTCTACCAACTGTCCTGTACGAATATTCCACAGTTTGACCGTTTGATCCTCGCTACTGCTAATCAAGGTTTGACCGTCTGAACTGAAAACAACTGACTTGATCCAAGAAGTACAGCTTTTTAAGGTTGAAATTGGCTGACTATCGAGCATTCGCCAAACATGAATTTCATCACTGATATCACTTGTAGCTAGAAAATTGCCATCTGGGCTAAAGGCGACAGAAAGCACATCTCCAAGGGTTTGAGTAAACGTCGATTTCGCCAAATTTGAATGGCTGAAGTTGGTGTGGTGCAAATCAACCCCCCGCAGATCGGCTTGCCAAATCGACAGACGCGAAAAATCTTGCTGCTTGAAGTTGCTGTTGAGTGCCCGGAGCAGATTGAGAATATTGCCACCCACATAACTTGGTTCTAATGGAGATTGAGCTTGCTGAGTCACTAAAATCTGCTTCAGGTGCGCTTCCACTTTGAGTGGCGTGTGCAAAATCGCCAATAATTTTTCTAGAATGGGCTGGACAATCAGCCGCTTCTGCGTTTCTCGAACATAATCTTTTGCTTGTGCTTTGAGCAAAGCGTGACTTTTACAGATCTTCAAGGTTTGAGTCAGAAGCTCGGTATAAATTGTTTCAACAAATTTTTCAGTCATATATTCCAAAATGACGGGTTGCTGTATGTAACCGTTTGGGCTGCGTTCTATCAGCGATCGTTGGCAAAGCGACTTAAGAGCATCCAGTAGTGTTCCAGGAGGCACAGTTGGCACCATATCGTCTTGTAGCGTTGCCAGAGTCACGGCTTCGCGGTTGATTGCTAGCCAATCCATAATCTGGTGCTCAATTGGATCGAGTCGATCGAACTGTTGGTTAAGCAGATGGCGCAAGTCGCTAAAAATGGGGCTGTCCTGTGCCAAAAAAGCCGCGACATCCCCACCAAACAATTCCTGTACCGAGGTTGCCACCATCTTTAGCGCTAGCGGATTGCCCTGATAGCACTCAATCAACTGCTTTTGTTCGTCCGATCGCCCAGCCAGGCCTTTCGTGCGTAGAATTTCTGTGCCTGCTGTGAGTTGTAAACCCTGAAGCTTCAGCGATCGGATTGGTAGCAGCGGTCCTTCTAAAGCCGCAATTTCTTTGGGTTTCTCGCGACTAGTCAGTAAAACGGTACTATGGTGCTTAGTATCTCCCAACTGCCGCAAGAGATCGCCATAGTTTTCATATCCATAGCGATAAACTCCTGTTTGCCGTCCGCTGCACAGAATTGATTCCACGTTGTCTAAAATCAGCAAGCAACGTTGACGTTGCAATTGTCCAAGCAGTTGCTGAATTTGCTCGGCAAGGTGAACGGTGGGTGATGATTGTAGATCAATACCTTGTAGCAGGGTGGGTAATAACACCTCTAGCGGAGGGGCATGAAGCAGCGATCGCCAGACTACGCATTCAAAGTGTCCCTGGAACTGCTGGGCAAATTTAGCAGCTAGCGTGGTTTTACCAATGCCTCCCATTCCTAAAATTGCCACCAACCGACAGCGTTCTTGCAAAATCCACTGGGACAAGGTTACAAGTTCTTCACCGCGTCCCCAAAACTCTGAAACATCTACGATTTCTCCCCAGTCGGCACAGAAGGTATCGGCCAAGTCAGTTCCTTCAGCGCAAGGAGTCGTCATAAACCGATGGGCATGCCGAGAAAGCACTGCCTGTAAATTGCGCTTTCCTACCTTTTCACCCAATGCTTTTGATAATACTTGCCATAGCTCTGCTCCGACTGCCTTAATGTATCCTTCGTCGTAGCGCAAGTCCTGAGCAATTTTAAGGTAGGACTGTCCCTGCCAAGTCCTCTTAAACACGGTTTCTTGTAAATCACTCAACTGCCCGGATGCAGCCGTAATCACAATTCTTAACGCATCTTCAAGCGTCAGCATGACAAGACCTCTGAATGTAACCCTGAATGCAAGTGACTGCTCAGATCAGCCGTGATCTCACCTTTCGTCTAACTTCGATCTGACCTGACCTAACTGCTGCCGATGATATATCTGAACCATAGCAGTTATGGCATAGTTCACACAATTTTTTGACAACAGAAACTCACAATCTGTGTTTGGCTTTACCAATGACGCACCAAATTTTTCCGCTACCCAAGAATGAGCCTTTAAAGCGGCTGAATATCTATGATGGTTTATTGATTACTGCCGATCGCTGGCAAAAGGCCCATCAATATCACCGCGATCGACAAAATATTCATTACCAGTCGATTCATCAACCTATGATTGTTTGGGGTTTAGGTGTACGAGCAATTCAGCCGCCTCAAGATGAAGACAAGGCTGCTAACGATCCTGACTGGAAGAATATTCCGAAGGAGTATCGAGATAACCGGTGGTTACAAATTCAGCCGGGACTGGCGATCGATTTGATGGGCAACCCCATTCGGGTAAAAGAACCGATTTTATTTCGGATCGATACCCCCGCGCCGCAAGAAAGTGAAGAGGAGCCAAGTTATAAGACTAAGACGGTGTATTTGGTACTCCGCTATATTGAACCACGCAATCCTGGACAGTCAAATGGAAATGGGACCATTCCAGAAATTCAAGAGTGGTATCGCATCGACGAACGCACAGACTTACCTCTACCAGAGGAAATTGAACTCTGTCGCATTGTGCTCTCGCCAACTACAGGCCCTAACATTATTCACTTGAAAAACCCAAAAGAGGTATTATTTCCTAAATTGAATGAGATTGATTTACGCTATCGACTACGAGCACAAGCTAGGCCTGAAGCGGTTATTCGATCCGCTCTTTTGCAATCTGATGATGAGAACCGCGATCGAGCACAACAAAAGAATTTATCTTATCTGATGCAATCTGTAAAAGCCCTATATCCTACCTTACAGGGAGCACCGGACATTGAAATCATTACGACGTCGAATTTGAATAATACAGAGAAACCAATAGATATTGACTTACTGTATCTTACGGTTGAGCAATGTTCAAGCTGTGATTTAGTAGATAGTGATTCAGTAGATAAAATAAGTGCCGCTTTGAAGGCTTACAAGCAATCTGGAGGTGTAATCCTCATAGAAGCGGCGTCAGACCATGAAATCAAAGAAGTGAAAACAGTAATCGATCGCACAATCAATCCAGAAGTACAATCATTGACACAATCACTGAAACCAACTAGTGAAGCACTGAGCGAACAATCCACTCAAGATCTGAACCGACTTAAAGATTTGCTAGGAAGCGAAATATTAAAGCCATGGTCTGAGCTAGACGAGCAGCATCCACTAAACTTGCTGCGAACTCACCCCTTTCTGTTTGTCGCTCTGCCCGATGTTACCGCTTCTCCTCTGCAACTGTATGTTGCTGACGGAATTATTGTTGTTCTGGGCAATCTATCAGCTAGTTGGGGTCCTGACCCTGAAGATAAAAATTGTCCACGTCACAAAATTCGAGCGGCGCAGGAATTTGGGATCAACATTCTGCATTTTGCTTGGCAACGCCGCCAGATTTCAGAATTATTGCAACCCGGTGCATGATTGTGCCAATTCACAGTTATTTATCAACTGTTATCTATCATAGGAATGGAAATCATGTTTAGCGATCGAACTCCTCAATTGGAGGTCATTATTCCTGAGAGTACCAACGAGAACCGTCATCAGCTTGGCGTTCGCCCACAGATAGAAAGAATTGAATATTCCACCCCTAATGATAAGAGCGAATTTGTCATAGAAGTGGCTCAGCCTGTTAACGATCAAAACAGCAGAGATTCCCTGCACCTAGAGCTTTCAGTGCCAGAGTCTAATGGCTCTTCTCGCTGGTACAGGGTTCAACCAGTTTGCATTACTAGCCAGCTTACTCGGTTTCATATTAAGGTTCTTAAACCACCTACTGTTGAGAACGGTAAAACTATTAAATTTACCGTCAACTTGTTTCTAGTTGAATCTTGGGAATTAGTTGACCAACAAGAATTTGAGCTTCGAGTGCACCAACCTAGCAAGAGAATTCAGTTGACTCAAGCTCAATCCTTTAGACCGATGCAGCCTAACTCACAAATTAGCGTAGCGCAGTCGAAGCAGGCGATCAAGGTAATTCCAGGAGCAATTTTAGGAACGGAGAATGAATTACAAATTACGGTTGTTTATCATGATAATCAACTTGCTAATAATGAACTTAAAAGTTTTAAAGTGAAAATTTATGCGCCTGAATTTGATATAGATAAAGATAAG
This genomic interval carries:
- a CDS encoding tetratricopeptide repeat protein, with translation MRYVLAWLGLATTVFTTPLLWTRTTLAAPPLQREENSNQLNLTTPETPALETSAEWTQYCITLVQAGHYADAITACQTALDLDKDWEDSDASIAWYYNGSALRAQGQLQPALHSYEKAIRERSTFSLAEAERCRVLLEMQQRTIHTTDTDENTPHEEQRNEELLNELQTNCHHQTILDNYAQALTEHPDDPIAWLHQGTFLAQLNRSVRALRSYDQAIQLIPTYSLALAHRCAVLNQLKRYQAAIADCERAVRGNGVWEDETPAYAWSQRSYALLEMEQYHEAVASAQQAIQLAPTYADAWNNQAVGLWRLARYDEAAVAIAEAVTLNPQSVQARFNQGRIFSSMQQYDNAIQAYCQAINSQAISRSALYCTALPTDTELVQSTEQNLEQAIDQSSDQLIDQLTDQPSENSINSSTPVLNTHTNQMPIDPSIEADVLVNLGAALWYAGRYQSALETTQAALSLNPESFAGWYNQGVILSVLGRSSEALAAYDQANRLSPQLICVLADALRIQATTVTLPVPACEPTEPASAPAKITGE
- a CDS encoding WD40 domain-containing protein — its product is MLTLEDALRIVITAASGQLSDLQETVFKRTWQGQSYLKIAQDLRYDEGYIKAVGAELWQVLSKALGEKVGKRNLQAVLSRHAHRFMTTPCAEGTDLADTFCADWGEIVDVSEFWGRGEELVTLSQWILQERCRLVAILGMGGIGKTTLAAKFAQQFQGHFECVVWRSLLHAPPLEVLLPTLLQGIDLQSSPTVHLAEQIQQLLGQLQRQRCLLILDNVESILCSGRQTGVYRYGYENYGDLLRQLGDTKHHSTVLLTSREKPKEIAALEGPLLPIRSLKLQGLQLTAGTEILRTKGLAGRSDEQKQLIECYQGNPLALKMVATSVQELFGGDVAAFLAQDSPIFSDLRHLLNQQFDRLDPIEHQIMDWLAINREAVTLATLQDDMVPTVPPGTLLDALKSLCQRSLIERSPNGYIQQPVILEYMTEKFVETIYTELLTQTLKICKSHALLKAQAKDYVRETQKRLIVQPILEKLLAILHTPLKVEAHLKQILVTQQAQSPLEPSYVGGNILNLLRALNSNFKQQDFSRLSIWQADLRGVDLHHTNFSHSNLAKSTFTQTLGDVLSVAFSPDGNFLATSDISDEIHVWRMLDSQPISTLKSCTSWIKSVVFSSDGQTLISSSEDQTVKLWNIRTGQLVETLQGHTGATWCVASTTDGHILASSGEDQTIKLWDLRTGQLLTTLQGHTDWVLSLAFSPDNQQLASGSHDQTIKLWDLRTEKVLATLSGHRGWIAAVAFSPDGQLLASGSADRTVRLWNLRTQQWRVLAEHSHPVTSISFSPNGQLLASASEDASVKIWDVRSGHCVNTLHGHTSAVWSVQFSPNGQTLASGGVDQTVRLWDVRSGHCLNLLQGYTNSILWVSFSPNGQRLVSSHADQQLRLWDVRTGECLNVLAGHTNYVSAAVFSPNNRLVASCSDDQTVRLWNSETGQELRTLRGHAGWVSSVSFSPNGQLLASSSMDCTVRLWNLASGQCLSILKGHTNWIPSVSFSADGRVLASGSTDRTVRLWDVQTGQCFNLLQGHSNQIASVAFNPQGRLLASGSDDQTVRLWDVQTGECLKTLMNHTDIVRSVAYSPDGKWLVSGGGNQALRCWDVSTGEMLRTFQGPTSQVHSIAVNPNGQLMASAGEEGVIRLWDVQTGQCLRSLTPDRPYEGADITGVTGLTDAQKATLQHLGAVDRQSDAMFELSASMLICDQ